Proteins from one Pyrobaculum neutrophilum V24Sta genomic window:
- a CDS encoding DUF763 domain-containing protein produces the protein MKLGGVADLPLHDGQVPPWLLSRMRKLAALMLHVMNDLYGPDGIVERFAHPVFFQAFNNVIGMDWDSSGSTTVTTAVVKEVLRDSPIPVRVAGGKGRRALETPAELTEIARRFDLDAEALVTASRLTAKVDNALVQDGYQIYHHAFFVSASGRWAVVQQGMNPEVKMARRYHWLSTDDFFNSPHTGIVGVRRSRVLNLASRYSADDRAVVLELINGGPQRVARHLAALRGQTTLVGAAYYHPYMRIDVDVRAVLRNLPPPGSVSNFRELLLKHGVGPKTLRALALVAEVVFKAPADWNDPAVDPFKFAFAVGGKDGVPYPVDRRTYDELIALLDAVVERARGDPGLYRYLSHLAKKSESWRFPAERKRPT, from the coding sequence GTGAAGCTTGGCGGAGTTGCAGATCTGCCGCTACACGACGGCCAGGTGCCCCCCTGGCTACTCTCCCGCATGCGTAAGCTGGCGGCTCTGATGCTACACGTCATGAACGACCTCTACGGCCCGGACGGGATAGTGGAGAGGTTTGCACATCCCGTCTTCTTCCAGGCCTTCAACAACGTAATAGGCATGGACTGGGACAGCTCTGGGAGCACGACTGTGACGACGGCTGTGGTGAAGGAGGTTCTGCGCGACTCCCCCATCCCCGTCAGAGTGGCCGGGGGCAAGGGGCGCCGCGCCTTAGAAACGCCGGCTGAGCTTACAGAGATAGCGCGGCGTTTTGACCTAGACGCCGAAGCTCTCGTGACCGCCTCTAGGCTCACCGCCAAGGTGGACAACGCCTTGGTGCAAGACGGCTACCAGATATATCACCACGCCTTCTTCGTCTCAGCTTCAGGTAGGTGGGCCGTGGTACAGCAGGGGATGAACCCCGAGGTTAAGATGGCCCGGCGCTACCACTGGCTATCAACAGACGACTTCTTCAACAGCCCCCACACGGGGATAGTGGGGGTACGCCGCTCCAGAGTCCTCAACCTGGCGTCTAGATACAGCGCTGACGACAGAGCCGTCGTGTTGGAGCTGATAAACGGGGGGCCCCAGAGGGTCGCCAGGCACCTCGCCGCCCTTAGAGGCCAGACGACGCTTGTGGGAGCCGCCTACTACCACCCCTATATGAGGATAGACGTCGATGTCAGAGCCGTCTTGAGGAATCTGCCGCCTCCGGGCTCCGTGTCGAACTTCAGGGAGCTCCTGCTTAAACACGGGGTGGGGCCTAAAACGCTGAGGGCCCTGGCGCTTGTGGCCGAGGTTGTTTTTAAGGCCCCGGCCGACTGGAACGACCCCGCGGTGGACCCCTTCAAATTCGCCTTCGCGGTAGGGGGGAAAGACGGCGTGCCCTACCCAGTGGACAGGAGGACCTACGACGAGCTCATCGCGTTGCTGGACGCAGTAGTGGAGAGGGCAAGGGGCGACCCAGGGCTCTACCGCTACCTCTCCCACCTCGCCAAGAAGTCGGAGAGCTGGAGGTTTCCAGCGGAGAGGAAGAGGCCGACCTAG
- a CDS encoding orotidine 5'-phosphate decarboxylase / HUMPS family protein, giving the protein MAANLPLVVALDTEVLKAIDVAKRLKGAVAGFKVGWDLIFEGGISIVGEIARYGNVIVDLKIADVPHVASRVVEKLVNRGACCVIVHGFLHPSLPRGQHVYVLVKMTAPTIYDEMWEKLLNSVQDVRGFVLPGNQPEVVAQARKRIGCSYRIISPGIGPQGGRPGAAIEAGADFEIVGRYVLEDPARISQWAQYRPTCFETP; this is encoded by the coding sequence ATGGCGGCGAATCTTCCTCTGGTTGTTGCCCTAGACACAGAAGTGCTAAAGGCCATCGACGTGGCGAAGAGGCTGAAAGGCGCCGTGGCTGGGTTCAAGGTGGGCTGGGATTTGATATTCGAGGGGGGCATCTCCATAGTAGGCGAAATTGCGAGATACGGCAACGTGATCGTCGACCTAAAGATCGCGGATGTGCCGCACGTCGCCAGCAGAGTAGTGGAGAAGCTCGTCAACAGAGGCGCTTGTTGTGTAATCGTCCACGGCTTCCTCCACCCCTCCCTCCCCAGGGGACAACACGTATACGTGCTAGTCAAGATGACCGCGCCTACCATATACGACGAAATGTGGGAGAAGTTGCTAAACTCCGTGCAAGACGTCAGAGGCTTCGTCCTCCCCGGCAACCAGCCCGAGGTGGTCGCCCAGGCGAGGAAGAGGATAGGGTGTAGCTATAGGATCATCTCGCCGGGCATAGGGCCCCAGGGCGGCAGACCGGGGGCCGCGATAGAGGCTGGGGCGGACTTCGAGATCGTGGGCAGATATGTGCTGGAGGACCCCGCCCGCATATCGCAGTGGGCCCAGTACAGACCCACCTGCTTCGAAACGCCCTAG
- the pyrB gene encoding aspartate carbamoyltransferase: MWRGRDVISARDFGRRDLEELFETARYMEKYSKSRLEFLRGRVMAVAFFEPSTRTRLSFEVAMRRLGGDVIGFWGAEGTSVEKGETLVDTVKMLDAYSDVIVVRHRYEGASKLAAEVAESPVINGGDGAFNHPTQAMLDVYTMWREFGTVDGLNVGLIGDLRHARTVNSLLETLTNFRVRVYLISPEYLRPRVETIDYVQSRGLKLSFHTNVEEVIHELDVLYVVRIQKERFIDPLEYEKVKGSYRITVDMLKNARRHLIILHPLPRVDEIDHRVDATPHARYFRQAALGVPLRMALLYLILQS; this comes from the coding sequence ATGTGGCGCGGGAGAGATGTGATTTCTGCACGCGATTTCGGTAGGAGGGATCTCGAGGAGCTCTTTGAGACGGCTAGGTACATGGAGAAGTACTCAAAAAGCCGGCTGGAGTTCCTAAGGGGCAGGGTGATGGCAGTGGCGTTTTTCGAACCCTCGACGCGCACCAGGCTTAGCTTCGAAGTCGCCATGAGGAGGCTCGGGGGCGACGTCATCGGCTTCTGGGGCGCCGAGGGCACCAGCGTAGAGAAGGGCGAAACGCTTGTGGACACCGTCAAGATGTTGGACGCCTACTCCGACGTCATAGTGGTCAGGCACCGGTACGAGGGGGCATCTAAGCTGGCGGCCGAGGTGGCGGAGAGCCCTGTGATAAACGGCGGCGACGGCGCCTTCAACCACCCTACACAAGCCATGCTCGACGTGTACACCATGTGGAGGGAGTTCGGGACCGTCGATGGGCTAAACGTCGGGCTAATAGGCGATCTGAGACATGCGCGTACGGTAAACAGCCTCTTGGAGACCCTTACCAACTTCAGAGTAAGGGTCTACCTCATCTCGCCTGAGTATCTCCGCCCGCGTGTGGAGACCATCGACTACGTCCAGTCGAGGGGGCTCAAGCTCAGCTTCCACACCAACGTCGAGGAGGTCATCCACGAGCTGGACGTGTTATACGTCGTTAGGATCCAGAAGGAGCGGTTTATAGATCCGCTGGAGTATGAAAAGGTGAAAGGCAGCTACAGGATCACCGTCGACATGTTAAAAAACGCGAGGAGACACCTCATAATACTCCACCCCCTCCCCAGGGTCGACGAGATAGACCACCGAGTCGACGCGACGCCACACGCCAGATACTTCAGACAAGCGGCGTTGGGAGTGCCGCTGAGGATGGCCCTTCTGTACTTGATCCTGCAGTCATAA
- the rimI gene encoding ribosomal protein S18-alanine N-acetyltransferase, giving the protein MAVDVAVDGPQRFLGRDGKTEFVIREAQMGDLQDVVNINRRVLPENYPVWFFVEHLEQFPKAFVVAEVGGRVVGYVMSRVEYGWSNIEKGRPARKGHIVSVGVLPEARRLGIATAMLKRAMKALKTYYGASEAYLEVRVSNKPAISLYEKLGYRVVGRVPRYYSDGEDAYIMACTL; this is encoded by the coding sequence ATGGCGGTAGATGTGGCGGTAGACGGGCCTCAGAGGTTTCTCGGGAGAGATGGGAAGACCGAGTTCGTGATACGGGAGGCCCAGATGGGGGATCTGCAGGACGTGGTAAATATCAACAGGAGGGTGCTCCCCGAGAATTACCCCGTCTGGTTCTTCGTGGAGCACCTCGAGCAGTTCCCGAAGGCCTTCGTGGTGGCCGAAGTCGGCGGCAGGGTGGTGGGCTACGTGATGTCGCGTGTAGAATACGGCTGGAGCAACATCGAGAAGGGGAGGCCGGCTAGGAAGGGCCATATCGTCTCCGTGGGCGTTCTGCCGGAGGCGAGGCGGCTCGGGATAGCCACGGCGATGTTGAAGAGGGCTATGAAGGCCTTGAAGACCTACTACGGCGCGTCTGAGGCATACCTAGAGGTGCGGGTGTCCAACAAGCCTGCTATATCCCTCTACGAGAAGCTCGGCTACAGAGTCGTGGGCAGAGTTCCGCGTTACTACAGCGACGGGGAGGACGCCTACATAATGGCCTGCACACTATAG